The genomic stretch GATTTAGAGAGCGCAAAAAAGCTTGGAGAAGAAGCTAAGATAAAAAATGCTGAAAAAGACCTGCAAGAGGCAAAAGACTCTCTTGAAGAGTACAAAACATTTTGGGCTGAAATAGGTGCTATAGACTTCAAAAAAGGCAACGCCGAAAAAGGCGCGGAAGTATTTATGAATGCAGGTTGTGCGGGTTGTCACGGACTTGAGGCTGCAGGTATGCCTACTCCTATGGATAATGCAAGTGCAAGCGAAGCTTATAAGGTAGTTCCGCCTGATCTAAGCACTGCAGGATATCTCTATGATGACGCTTTCCTTGCAGCAGTAATAAAAAATCCAAATATAGCGCTAAAACTAAAACACAAATTTAATGACGAAAATCCTTACCCGATGCCTGCATTTTTCGGAGCAGGCGGTGAAGACATAAACCAAGAGCTTGCCGATATGGTAGCTTATCTTAAGTCAGTTGCACCAAAAGAGGTAAGCGATGAGAAAGTATTTGCAGACTCTTGCCAAAGATGTCACGACATGAAATACGAAAAACAATACGTCTTTACAAACCGCGTAAATTTAGCCGAATACATGGGGTCAAATCCGCCTGATCTATCTATGATGATACGCTCAAAGGGCGCTGATTATTTGCATAAATTTATCAACGATACACAAAAAATGCTTCCTGGCACAGCTATGCCAAGAGTCGGTCTAAACAAAAAAGCCGAAGAGCAAGTCGTAGCTTATATGCAAAAAGCGGGCGATGAGAAAAAAGCCGAAAGAGAGAGTTTGGGAATTTACATAATGATATACTTCCTAATCTTTGGAATCTTTGGCTGGCTATGGAAACGCAAAGTTTGGAGCGAGCTTCACTAAAATTTAAGAGCCTATTTTAGGCTCTTTTCTCTTTTTAAATCAACTTCATTATATGATTTTAACTATCAAAATTTATCCAAATTTCTGATATAATTCGCCCAAATTTTAGACAAAGGCAACCCGTGATAACAAACATCTATCTATTTTTAGCCGCATCGTTTTTTGAAATTTTTGGCTGCTTTTCGTTTTGGCTCTACTTTAGACTTGCCAAATCTCCCACTTGGCTTGGAGCAGGACTAATCTCACTCATACTATTTGCTTACATCCTAACCAAAATCGACCTTGAAGCCGCAGGTAGAATTTACGCCATATACGGCGGCATCTATATACTATCTTCGTTTTTGTGGATGATATTTGTGGAAAAGGAGATGATGAACAAATTTGACATCATAGGACTAGCCTTTGTGATCTTTGGAGCGGGAATTATATATTTTGGCAACAAGCTAGCTTGAGCGCAAATTTTCATCGCGCTCAAATTTTGCTTTTAGTTTTACCTCTCTTTTACGAAAAAGGTAGCGCTTGCATTGTAACCTTTATGCAGAGCTTTCCCGACTAGCTCAGGGGCTATTTTTTTATTTATGTCTTTTCTCAGATTTACTACTGCAAGCCATCTACCACTAGAGGTTACGCGAAATTTAGTTCTACCATTACTATTTATGTAAGAACCTATAAATCCTGCTCCGCTTTGCTCGCCATGAGCTTTAATTGTGATCGGCATACCGTTTATTTTTTCATTTAAAAGTTCGCCCATAAACAAAACCTCAAACTCTACTTCATCACCTACTTTTAAATTGCTTAAGTCACTAATAGGGATTATTTCAAGATCATGCCCTATTGGTTTTGGTTTTTTCCATTCGCTTACACTTACATAAGCCTTAGCAAAACTTTGAAAATTCAAAGACATTGAAATTTCTTTTGCGCCCTTTATCTCATTTAGATAAATTCTGCCCCATTTTTCTCTACCTTTTTCATCTTTCCAAGTAGAGAATTGAACGTTTCTTGTTGCTGCAGCTACTTGATATACACCTTTTGCTGAAGTATCTGTAAAATAAACTTTATTTGCAAGCATATCTCCGTTAAAAACCAAAGCTTCAGGAAAATCTTTACTAGGTTTTTCTTGATAAACTCTTGTTTCAATACCTTCGTTG from Campylobacter sp. RM16189 encodes the following:
- a CDS encoding c-type cytochrome, with the translated sequence MRELKILIVVVVLSLITYWGIEPYAHSIMHPKVDPVNYNFAEGDVKQAEVVVSKREADLESAKKLGEEAKIKNAEKDLQEAKDSLEEYKTFWAEIGAIDFKKGNAEKGAEVFMNAGCAGCHGLEAAGMPTPMDNASASEAYKVVPPDLSTAGYLYDDAFLAAVIKNPNIALKLKHKFNDENPYPMPAFFGAGGEDINQELADMVAYLKSVAPKEVSDEKVFADSCQRCHDMKYEKQYVFTNRVNLAEYMGSNPPDLSMMIRSKGADYLHKFINDTQKMLPGTAMPRVGLNKKAEEQVVAYMQKAGDEKKAERESLGIYIMIYFLIFGIFGWLWKRKVWSELH
- a CDS encoding DUF4198 domain-containing protein, producing MKKMIFSIIALCAMAFGLKAHDFFINLSESMEHKPGSIGVNIGWGHALPFDDFFMGNSLEKYEIYDPNMKKTEFKFDKTANEGIETRVYQEKPSKDFPEALVFNGDMLANKVYFTDTSAKGVYQVAAATRNVQFSTWKDEKGREKWGRIYLNEIKGAKEISMSLNFQSFAKAYVSVSEWKKPKPIGHDLEIIPISDLSNLKVGDEVEFEVLFMGELLNEKINGMPITIKAHGEQSGAGFIGSYINSNGRTKFRVTSSGRWLAVVNLRKDINKKIAPELVGKALHKGYNASATFFVKER